From Nerophis lumbriciformis linkage group LG11, RoL_Nlum_v2.1, whole genome shotgun sequence, one genomic window encodes:
- the LOC133609987 gene encoding histone H1.4-like, translating to MAEVAPAAPASSKTAKKRKSIKTAKVGLSLSELITQAVAKSKERKGVSLASLKNSLNAAGYDVEKNKARIKIAVRKLVAKEVLLQTKGTGASGSFKMNKASEAKPKKAPAKAKSAAKKPAAKKSPVKKVAAKKAAAKKPAKKATTPKKAAKKSAKSPAKSPAKSAKPTARKAPAARKSPAAKKSPAKKASKPKAKTAAKKK from the coding sequence ATGGCAGAAGTAGCACCAGCCGCACCCGCTTCGTCGAAGACGGCTAAGAAGAGGAAGAGCATCAAGACCGCGAAGGTTGGACTCAGCCTCTCCGAGCTGATCACCCAGGCTGTCGCTAAGTCTAAGGAGCGGAAAGGAGTCTCTCTAGCCTCCCTCAAGAACTCCCTGAACGCCGCCGGTTACGATGTGGAGAAGAACAAGGCTCGCATCAAGATTGCCGTCAGGAAACTGGTGGCCAAGGAGGTCTTATTGCAGACCAAGGGCACCGGCGCTTCCGGCTCCTTCAAGATGAACAAGGCGTCCGAAGCCAAGCCCAAAAAGGCTCCCGCTAAGGCCAAGAGCGCCGCCAAGAAGCCCGCAGCCAAGAAATCACCAGTGAAGAAAGTCGCAGCCAAGAAGGCAGCCGCTAAGAAGCCCGCAAAGAAGGCAACAACCCCGAAGAAGGCAGCAAAGAAGAGCGCTAAAAGCCCCGCTAAGAGCCCCGCCAAGAGCGCCAAGCCGACGGCTAGGAAAGCCCCAGCGGCCAGGAAGAGTCCTGCTGCCAAGAAGAGCCCCGCTAAGAAGGCGAGCAAGCCTAAAGCCAAGACTGCAGCCAAGAAGAAGTAA
- the LOC133610242 gene encoding histone H3: MARTKQTARKSTGGKAPRKQLATKAARKSAPATGGVKKPHRYRPGTVALREIRRYQKSTELLIRKLPFQRLVREIAQDFKTDLRFQSSAVMALQESSEAYLVGLFEDTNLCAIHAKRVTIMPKDIQLARRIRGERA; the protein is encoded by the coding sequence ATGGCAAGAACCAAGCAGACAGCTCGTAAGTCCACCGGAGGCAAAGCCCCCAGGAAGCAGCTCGCCACCAAGGCCGCCCGCAAGAGCGCACCTGCCACCGGCGGCGTGAAGAAACCTCACCGTTACAGGCCCGGCACCGTGGCCCTGCGTGAGATCCGCCGCTACCAGAAGTCTACCGAGCTGCTCATCCGCAAGTTGCCCTTCCAGCGCCTGGTCAGGGAAATCGCCCAGGATTTCAAGACCGACCTCCGCTTCCAGAGCTCTGCAGTGATGGCTCTTCAGGAGTCCAGTGAGGCTTACCTGGTTGGTCTGTTTGAAGATACCAACCTGTGCGCCATCCACGCCAAGAGAGTCACCATCATGCCCAAGGACATCCAGCTGGCTCGACGTATCCGCGGAGAGAGAGCTTAA